A stretch of Amycolatopsis balhimycina FH 1894 DNA encodes these proteins:
- a CDS encoding diacylglycerol/lipid kinase family protein, with protein sequence MGIHAALAVHPASGHGAAARIADTVAERLRAAVDRLDVLVAHSVEESRELMRTSHHAGLDVLVVLGGDGAAHQGVQFCANHDVALGLVPAGTGNDFARALGVPGEPLPAVDALVAALRSGARRRIDLGRVGDTWFATVLCAGFDAGVNERANRMRWPSGPRRYDVAILAELAAFRSRPVVIDTGTERLELDAATLVAIGNTPFYGGGVPICPTADPEDGVFDVTIIGHATRRGLIRLLPGLRTGKHLTHPAVRTLRARTVTLSGNSWPAYADGEPQGSVPVTVSCVPSALTVLA encoded by the coding sequence GTGGGGATCCACGCCGCGCTCGCCGTCCACCCGGCGTCGGGGCACGGCGCCGCCGCCCGGATCGCCGACACCGTCGCCGAGCGGCTGCGCGCCGCGGTGGACCGGCTCGACGTGCTGGTCGCCCACTCCGTCGAGGAGTCTCGCGAACTGATGCGGACCTCCCACCACGCCGGACTCGACGTCCTGGTCGTGCTCGGCGGCGACGGAGCCGCCCACCAGGGCGTCCAGTTCTGCGCGAACCACGACGTCGCGCTCGGCCTCGTCCCGGCGGGCACCGGCAACGACTTCGCCCGCGCCCTGGGCGTCCCCGGCGAGCCGCTGCCCGCCGTCGACGCACTGGTGGCCGCCCTGCGATCGGGAGCCCGGCGGCGGATCGACCTCGGCCGCGTCGGCGACACCTGGTTCGCGACAGTGCTGTGTGCGGGCTTCGACGCCGGCGTCAACGAACGCGCCAACCGGATGCGCTGGCCGTCCGGGCCGCGCCGCTACGACGTCGCGATCCTCGCCGAGCTGGCGGCGTTCCGCTCCCGCCCGGTCGTCATCGACACCGGCACCGAACGCCTCGAACTCGACGCCGCGACCCTCGTGGCGATCGGCAACACCCCCTTCTACGGCGGTGGCGTCCCGATCTGCCCCACGGCCGACCCCGAAGACGGCGTCTTCGACGTCACGATCATCGGCCACGCCACCCGCCGCGGCCTCATCCGCCTGCTCCCCGGCCTCCGCACCGGCAAACACCTCACCCACCCGGCGGTCCGCACCCTCCGCGCCCGCACGGTGACCCTTTCCGGCAACTCCTGGCCCGCCTACGCCGACGGCGAGCCCCAGGGGAGTGTCCCGGTGACGGTCAGCTGCGTCCCGAGCGCGCTGACGGTCCTGGCCTAA
- the tatC gene encoding twin-arginine translocase subunit TatC: MAEPASGNGDNRRSKRRKRSRRTNPDGTMTLIEHIYEFRRRLGFAMLAVVIGGILGFIWFGTKIGPIPSLGDLVKDPYCAIPPSRRLDSAAGCRLLQTVPFEAFMTQLKVGLAAGAVLLSPAWLYQLWAFIAPGLYSKERKYALTFVAFASVLFAGGAVLAYILFPHALQLLMGFGQDAFVTALTADKYISFLLSLLIIFGISFELPLLVVMLNRVGVVKYAQLKKWRRGIVFALFVFAAFATPGSDPFSMLGLAGALTVLFEIAVQLARIHDRKKDKLRGDEGWDQLADDEAAPFDYTPSTADDEPSTPTASGGRSSTDDIT, from the coding sequence GTGGCGGAACCCGCCTCCGGAAACGGCGACAACCGCCGCTCGAAGCGGCGCAAGCGCAGCCGTCGCACCAACCCCGACGGCACGATGACGCTCATCGAGCACATCTACGAGTTCCGCCGCCGCCTCGGCTTCGCGATGCTCGCGGTGGTGATCGGCGGGATCCTCGGGTTCATCTGGTTCGGCACCAAGATCGGCCCGATCCCCTCGCTCGGTGACCTCGTCAAGGACCCGTACTGCGCCATCCCGCCGAGCCGGCGGCTTGACAGCGCCGCGGGGTGCCGGTTGCTGCAGACCGTGCCGTTCGAGGCCTTCATGACGCAGCTGAAGGTCGGCCTCGCCGCCGGCGCCGTGCTCCTGTCGCCGGCCTGGCTGTACCAGCTCTGGGCGTTCATCGCGCCGGGCCTGTACAGCAAGGAGCGCAAGTACGCGCTGACGTTCGTCGCGTTCGCGTCGGTGCTGTTCGCCGGGGGCGCCGTGCTCGCCTACATCCTCTTCCCGCACGCCCTGCAACTGCTGATGGGCTTCGGCCAGGACGCGTTCGTCACCGCCCTCACCGCGGACAAGTACATCTCGTTCCTGCTGTCGCTGCTGATCATCTTCGGGATCAGCTTCGAGCTGCCGTTGCTGGTGGTGATGCTCAACCGCGTCGGCGTCGTGAAGTACGCGCAGCTGAAGAAGTGGCGCCGCGGCATCGTGTTCGCGCTGTTCGTCTTCGCTGCCTTCGCCACTCCCGGTTCTGACCCGTTCTCGATGCTCGGCTTGGCCGGTGCGCTGACCGTGCTGTTCGAGATCGCCGTCCAGCTCGCCCGGATCCACGACCGCAAGAAGGACAAGCTGCGCGGCGACGAGGGCTGGGACCAGCTCGCCGACGACGAAGCGGCCCCGTTCGACTACACGCCGAGCACGGCCGACGACGAGCCGTCCACCCCGACCGCGTCCGGCGGCCGCTCGAGCACCGACGACATCACGTAG
- the tatA gene encoding Sec-independent protein translocase subunit TatA, giving the protein MLNGLQPWHLIILVLLVVLLFGAKRLPDAARSIGKSMKIFKAETKDLAGDKSASHEDAEPVETRQIPATPAPSATTDQQVADLQRQLDELKKQQAADQPQKNAS; this is encoded by the coding sequence ATGCTGAACGGATTGCAGCCGTGGCATTTGATCATTTTGGTGCTGCTCGTCGTGCTCCTGTTCGGGGCCAAGCGGCTTCCCGATGCGGCGCGGTCGATCGGCAAGTCGATGAAGATCTTCAAGGCCGAGACCAAGGACCTCGCGGGCGACAAGAGCGCCTCGCACGAGGACGCCGAGCCCGTCGAGACCAGGCAGATCCCGGCGACGCCCGCCCCGTCGGCCACGACCGACCAGCAGGTCGCCGACCTGCAGCGGCAGCTCGACGAACTCAAGAAGCAGCAGGCCGCCGACCAGCCGCAGAAGAACGCCAGCTGA
- a CDS encoding bacteriophage holin produces MPYLPTIVLAAAGLLLLVVLLVRTTRVLRGFKQTASMVATNTQDRAGLIRARAAGLRVAFAQRRRKPENQ; encoded by the coding sequence GTGCCTTACCTGCCCACCATCGTCCTCGCCGCGGCGGGACTGCTCCTCCTCGTCGTCCTGCTGGTGCGGACCACCCGGGTCTTGCGTGGTTTCAAGCAGACCGCGAGCATGGTGGCTACGAACACCCAGGACCGGGCGGGGTTGATCCGCGCCCGGGCGGCAGGGTTGCGCGTCGCGTTCGCGCAGCGCCGCCGGAAACCGGAAAACCAGTAA